In Methylocystis echinoides, a genomic segment contains:
- a CDS encoding class I fructose-bisphosphate aldolase produces the protein MNKDQLIRTARALVARGKGILAADESASTIAKRFSAFQIDSSPQTRRDYRELLFRSKGAIEQSISGVILFDETIRQQASDGVELVKLIEAAGALPGIKVDIGAKLLAHYPGETITEGLDGLRERLSDYRDLGARFTKWRAVIGIDAHIPTPYAVDANASALARYSALCQEADLVPIVEPEVLMDGDHDLDRCAGVTEFVLKRVFMALSEAQVLLEGMILKPNMVVPGKRCPRQAAPKEVARATIRVLNRSVPVAVPGIAFLSGGQSDVDATANLNAINRIGGPWALTFSYGRALQAAALKVWAGHGENAPAASAAFTHRAFMNGLAAQGRWSKDLEPPPQDS, from the coding sequence ATGAACAAGGATCAACTGATCAGGACCGCCCGAGCGCTCGTCGCGCGAGGGAAAGGCATATTGGCGGCCGACGAAAGCGCGTCGACCATTGCGAAGCGTTTTTCGGCCTTTCAGATCGACTCGTCTCCTCAAACTCGCCGCGACTACAGAGAGCTGCTCTTCCGCTCAAAGGGCGCGATTGAGCAAAGTATCTCTGGGGTCATACTCTTTGACGAAACGATCCGCCAGCAAGCGAGCGATGGCGTCGAACTTGTGAAATTGATCGAGGCGGCTGGCGCTCTCCCGGGCATCAAAGTCGACATCGGCGCTAAGTTGCTTGCCCATTACCCTGGGGAAACCATCACTGAAGGTCTCGATGGATTGCGCGAGCGTCTGAGCGACTACCGCGATCTGGGCGCGCGTTTCACGAAGTGGCGCGCCGTCATTGGCATCGATGCCCATATCCCAACCCCATATGCGGTCGACGCCAACGCATCGGCATTGGCGCGCTATAGCGCATTGTGCCAGGAGGCCGACCTCGTCCCCATCGTCGAGCCAGAGGTTTTGATGGACGGGGATCACGATCTCGACCGTTGTGCAGGGGTTACGGAATTCGTGTTGAAGCGCGTATTCATGGCCCTTTCTGAAGCGCAGGTGCTTCTCGAGGGGATGATCCTTAAACCGAACATGGTCGTGCCAGGAAAGCGATGCCCGCGGCAGGCGGCTCCTAAGGAGGTCGCACGAGCGACGATACGCGTGTTGAACCGCTCCGTGCCGGTCGCGGTCCCTGGGATAGCTTTTCTTTCCGGCGGCCAATCCGATGTCGACGCCACAGCCAACCTCAACGCCATCAATCGCATCGGCGGCCCATGGGCTCTGACTTTCAGCTACGGCCGTGCATTGCAGGCGGCAGCGTTAAAGGTGTGGGCTGGACACGGAGAAAACGCGCCTGCGGCTAGCGCCGCCTTCACTCATAGGGCTTTTATGAACGGCTTAGCCGCACAGGGACGGTGGTCAAAGGATTTAGAACCACCGCCGCAGGATTCCTAG
- the repC gene encoding plasmid replication protein RepC → MQTYSTTPFGRRTLSLAMVASQAATKEFASRPNASETVVHKWRLFRALTEAKAPLGVTDRALSVLHALLSFHQETALTLPERDADGSESEAAPGIVVFPSNKELSIRAHGMAPATLRRHIAMLVEAGLIIRRDSPNGKRFARRGQGGTIEDAFGFDLTPLIARASEIENLAEEVRAENRATALLREKITLARRDIVKMIETGMEEGVPGDWEARHSDYQALASRQARRMTRTDLEALAGELAALAADINNVLENHVKRQNKSANESQTERHIQNQTTNISDLEPSLRKGTAGPPGPIGDDASADGARISEPEKRESEAPLHPTPTPRTYPLGMVLQACPDIVDYARGGEISSWRDLATAAATVRSALGVSPDAWAQALDAMGEHDAAIVIAAILQRGGEIRSAGGYLRVLTAKARAGEFSLGPVLMALLRGKAAKAARERKRAG, encoded by the coding sequence ATGCAGACATATTCGACGACGCCCTTTGGGCGGCGAACGCTGTCCCTCGCCATGGTGGCAAGCCAGGCGGCGACAAAAGAATTCGCCTCGCGCCCTAACGCGTCAGAAACTGTCGTTCATAAATGGCGGCTGTTTCGGGCGCTGACCGAGGCAAAAGCGCCACTCGGTGTCACTGACCGGGCGCTCTCGGTTTTGCACGCGTTGCTCAGCTTCCATCAGGAGACGGCGCTGACACTGCCCGAGAGGGATGCCGACGGCTCGGAAAGCGAGGCAGCCCCCGGGATCGTGGTCTTCCCTTCGAATAAGGAGTTGTCGATCCGTGCGCATGGAATGGCGCCGGCGACCCTGCGCCGGCATATCGCCATGTTGGTCGAGGCCGGACTGATCATCCGCCGCGACTCGCCCAACGGTAAGCGTTTCGCCAGGCGAGGGCAGGGAGGCACGATTGAGGACGCCTTCGGCTTCGATCTGACTCCGCTTATCGCGCGCGCCAGCGAAATCGAAAATCTCGCTGAAGAAGTGCGCGCCGAGAACCGCGCGACGGCTTTGCTACGCGAAAAAATCACCCTGGCGCGCCGCGACATCGTCAAGATGATCGAGACGGGGATGGAAGAGGGGGTTCCTGGCGACTGGGAAGCTCGTCACAGCGATTATCAGGCGCTTGCCAGCCGCCAGGCGCGTAGGATGACACGGACCGATTTGGAGGCTTTGGCGGGCGAACTCGCCGCCCTCGCGGCCGACATCAATAATGTGTTGGAAAATCACGTTAAACGCCAAAATAAGAGCGCCAATGAGTCTCAGACTGAGCGGCACATACAGAATCAAACCACAAACATATCTGATCTTGAACCTAGCCTTCGAAAAGGCACGGCCGGACCGCCCGGGCCAATCGGAGACGATGCGTCGGCTGATGGGGCGAGGATTTCGGAACCTGAGAAGCGGGAATCTGAAGCTCCGCTCCATCCCACGCCAACCCCCAGAACCTATCCGCTGGGGATGGTGCTGCAAGCTTGTCCGGATATCGTCGATTACGCCAGAGGCGGCGAGATTTCATCGTGGCGCGATCTCGCAACGGCGGCCGCGACCGTGCGCTCGGCGCTGGGCGTCTCGCCCGACGCCTGGGCTCAGGCCTTGGACGCCATGGGCGAGCATGACGCCGCGATTGTCATCGCCGCGATCCTGCAGCGGGGAGGGGAAATTAGATCCGCCGGCGGCTATTTGCGCGTTCTGACCGCCAAGGCGCGGGCAGGGGAGTTTTCACTCGGGCCGGTGTTGATGGCACTCTTGCGCGGCAAGGCCGCAAAAGCGGCGCGAGAGCGGAAGAGGGCAGGGTGA
- a CDS encoding tyrosine-type recombinase/integrase produces the protein MAEADNDKTGGRALAEPAPHLAALSEKARDYARNARSENTQRAYDADWRHFASWLRRQGLDPLPPDPQTVGLYLAACVEGGPGRAPLSVSSLERRLSGICWRYRQLGRLLDTGDPHIATVLAGIRRAHGRPPVQKEAIFADELLAMLAVLNNDLRGLRDKAILAIGFAGGLRRSEIVGLDCGPEQTDDGTGWIEIVGADQNGGGLLLTLNGKTGWREVEIGRGSSPLTCPVAMLETWLKLGRITRGPVFRPLARKNGGVSAERLSDKHVARLVQKAALAAGLRGDLPEGERRRAFSGHSLRAGLASSAQIEEGHVQRHLGHASAEMTRRYQRKRDRFKVNLTKAAGL, from the coding sequence ATGGCCGAAGCCGACAACGATAAGACCGGCGGCAGGGCGCTCGCCGAGCCTGCCCCCCATCTCGCGGCGCTCTCGGAAAAGGCCCGCGACTACGCCCGCAACGCCCGCTCAGAGAACACCCAAAGGGCTTATGACGCCGACTGGCGGCACTTCGCCTCCTGGCTGCGCCGGCAAGGCCTCGACCCCCTGCCCCCGGACCCGCAGACCGTCGGCCTCTATCTCGCCGCCTGCGTCGAGGGCGGGCCGGGCCGGGCGCCGTTGTCTGTTTCCTCGCTGGAGCGCCGGCTCTCGGGCATTTGCTGGCGCTATCGCCAGCTCGGCCGCCTGCTGGACACGGGCGATCCCCATATCGCGACCGTGCTGGCCGGCATCCGCCGCGCGCATGGCCGCCCGCCGGTTCAGAAGGAGGCGATCTTCGCCGACGAGCTTCTGGCCATGCTGGCGGTCCTAAACAACGACCTGCGCGGCCTGCGCGACAAGGCCATTCTTGCCATCGGCTTCGCGGGCGGCCTGCGGCGCTCGGAGATCGTCGGCCTCGATTGCGGGCCGGAGCAGACGGACGACGGAACGGGCTGGATCGAGATCGTCGGCGCCGACCAGAACGGCGGCGGCCTGCTCCTGACCCTCAACGGCAAGACCGGCTGGCGCGAGGTCGAGATCGGCCGCGGCTCTTCTCCCCTCACCTGCCCTGTCGCCATGCTCGAAACCTGGCTCAAACTCGGAAGGATCACGCGGGGTCCTGTGTTCCGGCCCCTCGCCCGCAAGAACGGCGGCGTCTCCGCCGAGCGGCTCTCCGACAAGCATGTCGCCCGCCTCGTCCAGAAAGCCGCGCTCGCCGCTGGCCTGCGCGGCGATCTCCCCGAAGGAGAAAGGCGCCGCGCCTTTTCTGGCCACTCCTTACGCGCCGGCCTCGCCTCCTCGGCGCAGATCGAGGAAGGCCACGTGCAAAGGCACCTCGGCCACGCCTCGGCGGAAATGACCCGCCGCTATCAGCGCAAACGCGACCGCTTCAAGGTCAACCTCACCAAGGCCGCCGGGCTGTGA
- a CDS encoding type II TA system antitoxin MqsA family protein — protein MAVVDQALRDLKEKADGVPSPETIRRLRAKLQLSQREAGALFKVGENAFDKYERGLVEPSGPTIQLMALLDRHPELAAELK, from the coding sequence ATGGCCGTCGTCGACCAGGCGCTGCGCGATCTCAAGGAGAAGGCGGACGGCGTGCCATCGCCGGAAACGATCCGCCGCCTGCGCGCCAAGCTTCAGCTGTCTCAGCGGGAGGCGGGCGCTCTGTTCAAGGTCGGGGAAAACGCCTTCGACAAATATGAGCGAGGCTTGGTCGAGCCGAGCGGCCCGACGATCCAGCTGATGGCCTTGCTCGATCGGCATCCAGAGCTGGCGGCGGAGTTGAAATAA
- a CDS encoding DUF1403 family protein has protein sequence MSVLDSPPTSAPLSPARRPPRARRDAAPPATQVVEIQPLPRWARTGSDDQTTAAFRAGAGLALFDQILRGGAPVADVSRAAKDLGEPVYTGCLRQRLALRAADFCATLCRLREDAAALRDAEHLAGGSETSPAGQRHRVFRLYVSLPARLDSALSRAAGQLGLDEAIDAGALAEVATTAPDPLLSAARASAAAMRLCAPSTDAEIFAFVVADLALANQLRWARPVPLLAVAMAHPSLRRGAWAREGGSRPRPSDADWPAAVAFAYGLAVVEAHALAVDLARRAQMLVSVAPMLRAKGAGRVVEMLFADDAVTPAAAASRVGLSDRAARRLFDRLVALGAIRELSGRETFRMYGL, from the coding sequence ATGTCCGTGCTTGATTCGCCGCCGACGTCCGCGCCCCTTTCCCCCGCCAGGCGGCCGCCGCGCGCCCGGCGCGACGCGGCGCCGCCGGCGACACAGGTGGTTGAAATTCAACCGCTTCCGCGCTGGGCGCGAACTGGAAGCGACGATCAGACGACGGCGGCCTTTCGCGCCGGCGCCGGCCTCGCGCTGTTCGACCAGATCCTGCGCGGCGGCGCACCAGTCGCCGATGTTTCGAGGGCCGCAAAGGACCTGGGCGAGCCGGTCTATACGGGTTGTTTGCGTCAACGGCTCGCGCTACGCGCCGCCGATTTCTGCGCGACGCTTTGCCGGCTGCGCGAGGATGCGGCCGCCCTGCGCGACGCCGAACATCTTGCGGGCGGCAGCGAGACCAGCCCCGCTGGCCAGCGGCATCGCGTGTTCCGCCTTTACGTGTCGCTGCCGGCGCGCCTCGACTCGGCGCTCTCGCGCGCGGCGGGGCAACTCGGATTGGATGAGGCGATCGACGCGGGCGCCCTTGCGGAAGTGGCGACCACGGCGCCCGATCCCCTCCTCTCGGCGGCACGGGCCAGCGCCGCGGCGATGAGACTTTGCGCGCCCTCGACAGACGCTGAAATCTTCGCCTTCGTCGTCGCCGATCTTGCTCTGGCAAACCAACTTCGCTGGGCGCGGCCTGTCCCTCTGCTCGCCGTCGCCATGGCGCATCCCTCGCTCAGGCGCGGGGCATGGGCAAGGGAAGGGGGAAGCCGGCCTAGACCGTCGGACGCGGACTGGCCGGCGGCAGTCGCCTTCGCCTATGGGCTCGCGGTCGTCGAGGCGCATGCGCTCGCTGTCGACCTGGCGCGACGCGCGCAAATGCTCGTTTCCGTCGCGCCGATGTTGCGCGCGAAAGGAGCAGGCCGCGTCGTGGAGATGCTGTTTGCCGACGACGCCGTCACGCCCGCCGCCGCCGCATCCCGCGTCGGCCTCTCCGATCGCGCCGCGCGGCGGCTCTTCGACCGGCTCGTCGCGCTTGGCGCCATCCGCGAACTCTCCGGGCGCGAGACCTTCAGGATGTACGGCCTATGA
- a CDS encoding type II toxin-antitoxin system MqsR family toxin, translating into MEKRRPTYDLDAIKQAIGSVDRLAITTSALRDASALGFDRGAIVETIHSVDRRMFVKSMTTFAAIGCGRTCRSWIAALCEISGGCADRVHGRLVQGKVSNGHERRAASRDDDFS; encoded by the coding sequence ATGGAAAAGCGGCGGCCGACCTATGATCTCGACGCCATCAAGCAGGCGATCGGATCGGTCGACCGGTTGGCTATCACGACGTCGGCGCTGCGCGACGCCTCCGCGTTGGGGTTCGATCGCGGCGCGATTGTCGAGACGATCCACAGCGTCGACCGGCGCATGTTCGTCAAGTCGATGACGACCTTTGCCGCCATCGGCTGTGGCAGGACGTGCCGATCGTGGATTGCTGCTCTATGTGAAATTTCAGGCGGATGTGCTGACCGAGTTCACGGTCGTCTCGTTCAAGGAAAAGTGAGCAATGGCCACGAAAGACGAGCCGCTTCCCGAGACGATGATTTCTCCTGA
- the merT gene encoding mercuric ion transporter MerT: MSEYTISCKKACGGSASPQRATDGAAGRKALAAGGVAAILASACCLGPLLLVSLGFSGAWLGSFKAFEPFRPLFLSVGFVALLLAWRRIYRPPAACKPGEVCAAPRMTVAYKATFWGVAALVGGSAVFPYVLPLFY, translated from the coding sequence ATGTCCGAATACACAATCTCTTGTAAGAAAGCGTGCGGGGGATCGGCGTCCCCCCAAAGGGCGACGGACGGCGCCGCCGGTCGCAAGGCGCTGGCCGCTGGCGGCGTGGCGGCGATCTTGGCGTCCGCCTGCTGCCTTGGCCCGCTCCTACTGGTGAGCCTCGGCTTCAGCGGCGCTTGGCTCGGCAGTTTCAAGGCGTTCGAACCGTTCCGGCCGCTGTTCCTGAGCGTGGGCTTCGTCGCGCTCCTCTTGGCCTGGCGGCGCATCTATCGACCACCCGCGGCCTGCAAGCCCGGCGAGGTCTGCGCTGCGCCGCGGATGACAGTAGCCTACAAAGCGACTTTCTGGGGTGTCGCGGCGCTGGTCGGAGGCTCGGCTGTTTTCCCCTATGTGTTGCCGCTGTTCTACTGA
- a CDS encoding ArdC family protein — MKTERFDIHQHITNQIIASIENGAGEFRLPWHRSAGNIMRPVNIASKNAYRGVNVLTLWAAADACGYGSGTWGTYKQWAEAGAQVREGERAAYVVFYKEIIVGSEHSDESETRLFARATPVFAAEQVEGYEAPTVEEPTTVFPPIEAAETFVTNTGAIVNHGGSRAYYRPSTDSIQLPPREAFVGSPTSTPAEAYASTKLHELIHWTSAEARCNRQLGKRFGDDAYAMEELIAELGAAFLCADLRITDAPRPDHAQYLDCWLRVLKADKKAIFTASSKASEAVAFLATLQGA, encoded by the coding sequence ATGAAGACCGAACGCTTCGACATTCACCAGCACATCACCAACCAGATCATTGCCTCCATTGAGAACGGTGCAGGCGAATTCCGCCTCCCCTGGCATCGCTCAGCTGGGAACATCATGCGCCCGGTCAATATCGCCTCGAAGAACGCTTATCGTGGCGTCAATGTCCTGACCCTCTGGGCCGCCGCCGATGCTTGCGGCTACGGCTCCGGCACCTGGGGCACCTACAAGCAATGGGCCGAGGCTGGTGCTCAGGTCCGTGAGGGCGAGAGAGCCGCTTACGTCGTCTTCTACAAGGAGATCATTGTCGGTTCCGAACACAGCGACGAGTCTGAAACCCGCCTCTTCGCCCGCGCCACGCCCGTCTTCGCCGCTGAGCAGGTCGAGGGCTACGAAGCGCCAACCGTTGAAGAACCGACGACCGTCTTCCCGCCGATCGAGGCGGCCGAGACCTTCGTCACCAATACGGGTGCGATCGTGAACCACGGCGGCAGCCGCGCTTACTACCGTCCTTCGACCGACAGCATTCAGCTGCCGCCGCGCGAGGCCTTTGTAGGCTCGCCGACCAGTACCCCGGCCGAAGCTTACGCCTCAACCAAGCTGCATGAGCTCATTCACTGGACAAGCGCCGAGGCGCGCTGCAATCGCCAACTCGGCAAGCGCTTTGGCGATGATGCCTACGCCATGGAAGAGCTTATTGCTGAGCTGGGTGCAGCCTTCCTGTGCGCCGATCTGCGGATCACCGACGCGCCGCGTCCCGACCACGCCCAGTATCTCGACTGCTGGCTGCGCGTCCTCAAGGCCGACAAGAAGGCCATCTTCACGGCATCCTCGAAGGCGTCAGAGGCCGTGGCGTTTCTCGCCACCTTGCAGGGCGCGTGA
- the scpB gene encoding SMC-Scp complex subunit ScpB, whose protein sequence is MSRVTAARLDRDLSDLPEGMRWREWMLRAEAAIFASAKPVSRETLARLVGDACRLDALLADINEELKGRPYEIVFVAGGWQFRTRPRHAETLRALAGAKDAGPPSFTKLEMLALSAIAYQQPVTRAELSRLAGHDISRDILGQLKSLGVIAPGPRAPMPGAPIAWVTTARFLEMFSLGSLRDLPELDTIEDAGALGREIDDTVEAALDDALGLAEEESAEDSALDETKLEAWR, encoded by the coding sequence ATGAGCCGCGTCACCGCCGCCCGTCTCGACCGCGATCTCTCCGACCTGCCGGAGGGCATGCGCTGGCGCGAATGGATGCTGCGCGCCGAAGCGGCGATCTTCGCATCTGCAAAGCCCGTCTCCCGCGAGACGCTCGCCCGGCTCGTCGGCGACGCCTGCCGGCTCGATGCGCTCCTCGCCGATATCAACGAAGAGCTCAAAGGGCGGCCTTACGAAATCGTCTTCGTCGCCGGAGGCTGGCAGTTTCGGACGCGCCCGCGTCATGCTGAGACGCTGCGCGCGCTGGCCGGGGCAAAGGATGCAGGGCCGCCGTCTTTCACTAAGCTCGAAATGCTGGCGCTCTCGGCCATTGCCTATCAGCAGCCGGTCACCCGCGCCGAGCTCTCGCGTCTCGCTGGCCACGACATCAGCCGCGACATTCTCGGCCAGCTGAAAAGCCTCGGCGTCATCGCCCCTGGGCCCCGGGCGCCCATGCCCGGTGCGCCGATCGCCTGGGTGACGACGGCGCGCTTTCTCGAAATGTTTTCGCTCGGCAGCCTGCGCGATCTGCCGGAGCTCGACACGATCGAGGACGCCGGCGCCCTGGGGCGAGAAATTGACGATACCGTCGAAGCCGCGCTCGACGACGCGCTCGGGCTGGCGGAGGAGGAAAGTGCGGAAGATAGTGCGTTGGACGAAACGAAGCTCGAGGCTTGGCGCTAG
- a CDS encoding SMC-Scp complex subunit ScpB, with translation MRRRASPSSLTRAGLSRLAGHDISRDILRHLKSLGVIAPGPRAPEPGAPIAWVTTPRFLQVFALGSLRDLPDLDTLDGPRVREAEDDGVEAALDDVLGPGDEEGAEAEGDAFDEAEVDG, from the coding sequence GTGCGGCGGCGCGCAAGCCCTAGCAGCCTCACTCGCGCCGGGCTCTCGCGCCTCGCCGGCCACGACATCAGCCGCGACATTCTCCGGCACTTGAAGAGCCTCGGCGTCATCGCGCCCGGGCCGCGCGCCCCGGAGCCCGGCGCGCCGATCGCCTGGGTGACGACGCCACGCTTCCTGCAAGTCTTCGCGCTCGGCAGCCTGCGCGATCTCCCCGACCTCGACACTCTCGATGGCCCCCGCGTCCGGGAGGCAGAGGACGACGGCGTCGAAGCCGCGCTCGACGACGTGCTCGGGCCGGGCGATGAGGAGGGCGCGGAGGCGGAAGGTGACGCGTTCGACGAGGCTGAGGTTGATGGCTGA
- the merP gene encoding mercury resistance system periplasmic binding protein MerP, translating to MKRLAAMIVFAAVLNAPAFAAPKTVTLSVSGMTCAACPITVKKALTKVEGVQSAEVSYEKKEASVTYDDAKTNVEALTKATEGAGYPSQVKQ from the coding sequence ATGAAAAGACTCGCCGCGATGATCGTTTTCGCTGCTGTTCTCAACGCTCCCGCGTTCGCCGCTCCAAAGACGGTCACTTTGTCTGTCTCCGGCATGACCTGCGCCGCCTGCCCCATCACGGTCAAGAAGGCGTTGACGAAAGTTGAGGGCGTGCAAAGCGCCGAGGTGAGCTACGAGAAAAAAGAGGCCTCCGTGACCTACGACGACGCAAAGACAAACGTCGAAGCGCTCACCAAGGCGACCGAAGGGGCCGGGTATCCTTCGCAAGTGAAGCAGTAA
- the repA gene encoding plasmid partitioning protein RepA — MMNAAAPILQNETLRGLIQRHARELSGQLANHRVASFPPSAAKEFRRLQPSEVARLLGVNEGYLRQIAIKGDAGVAVNGRRTYSVEDLSNIRHALAQNPRADRQYLPHRRDDEHLQVVAIMNFKGGSGKTTTAAHLAQYLALHGYRVLALDLDPQASLSSLFGLQPEIDVASNETLYGAIRYDADRVPLAGIIRSTYVPDLHLVPANLELMEFEHETPRALTTRAGETLFFDRIAEVLGTVQAAYDVVVVDCPPQLGYLTLSALTAATSVLVTIHPQMLDVASMSQFLNMVGDLLEVVAESTPGDDAGYDWMRYLVTRFEPSDGPQNQMVGFLRSLFGEHVLNHPILKSTAIADAGLTNQTIYEAERSQFTRATYDRSVESVNAANSEIEALICKAWGRK, encoded by the coding sequence ATGATGAACGCCGCCGCGCCAATTTTGCAAAACGAAACCCTTCGGGGGCTGATCCAACGGCATGCGCGGGAGTTATCCGGGCAGCTTGCGAATCATCGAGTAGCGAGTTTCCCGCCCTCGGCCGCGAAGGAGTTTCGCCGGCTCCAGCCTTCCGAGGTCGCGCGGCTTCTGGGCGTCAACGAAGGCTATCTCCGTCAGATCGCCATCAAGGGCGATGCTGGCGTCGCGGTCAACGGACGCCGCACATACTCGGTTGAGGATCTGAGCAACATCCGTCACGCTCTCGCGCAGAACCCGCGAGCGGATCGGCAGTATTTGCCGCACCGCCGTGACGATGAGCATCTGCAGGTCGTCGCCATCATGAACTTCAAGGGCGGATCGGGCAAGACGACGACGGCCGCCCATCTCGCTCAATATCTCGCCCTGCACGGCTACCGGGTCCTTGCGCTCGACTTGGATCCGCAGGCCAGTCTTTCAAGCCTGTTCGGCCTCCAACCGGAGATCGACGTGGCGTCCAACGAAACCCTTTACGGAGCGATCCGTTACGACGCGGACCGTGTTCCTCTCGCTGGGATCATCCGTTCGACCTACGTACCCGACCTGCATCTCGTACCCGCGAATCTCGAGCTCATGGAATTCGAGCACGAGACGCCACGCGCGCTGACCACGCGCGCAGGAGAGACGCTGTTTTTCGACCGGATTGCAGAGGTGCTGGGAACAGTACAGGCGGCATATGATGTGGTCGTGGTCGATTGTCCGCCGCAGCTTGGCTATTTGACCTTGTCAGCACTGACCGCCGCAACTTCAGTACTTGTCACGATCCATCCTCAGATGTTGGACGTGGCCAGCATGAGTCAGTTTCTTAATATGGTTGGGGACCTCCTGGAGGTGGTGGCGGAGTCGACCCCCGGCGACGACGCGGGTTATGACTGGATGCGCTATCTCGTCACTCGATTTGAGCCGAGCGACGGTCCACAAAATCAGATGGTCGGCTTCTTGCGATCGCTCTTCGGCGAGCACGTCCTCAATCACCCTATCCTGAAAAGCACGGCGATCGCCGATGCAGGCCTGACCAATCAGACGATCTACGAGGCCGAGCGAAGCCAATTCACCCGGGCGACCTACGATCGCTCTGTCGAATCGGTCAACGCCGCAAACAGCGAGATCGAGGCGCTGATCTGCAAAGCTTGGGGCCGTAAATGA
- the repB gene encoding plasmid partitioning protein RepB → MSRKNIFGSLGKFAAANNPERITKTPDRPLVEVADQLSAAAAPVGSLGRVLREAKQKSARADEIERAFQEGAKVVELSPADIDPSFARDRMSGFEPDDLDEGFLASIRDNGQQVPVLVRPHPTKPGRYETAYGHRRIAGARILGRPVRAVVRMLSDDELVVAQGQENVERNGLSFIEKCRFAHALESRGFVRETISRSLSVHKTILSIMISLIERLPADIVNAIGPAPATGRRAWSLLADQLDALGAGDRVREAIASKEFAAANSDRRFQLLLATMTNRPAAPLKEAWKRADGRAFASLAIDDKRIVLSVDRAKHPEIARLVLDRLTQLQAELQQASPEEEG, encoded by the coding sequence ATGAGCCGGAAAAATATTTTTGGATCGCTGGGAAAATTTGCCGCGGCAAACAATCCGGAGCGCATCACAAAAACTCCCGATCGTCCGCTGGTGGAGGTCGCCGATCAGCTGAGCGCCGCTGCGGCACCGGTCGGATCATTGGGGCGCGTGCTGAGAGAGGCTAAACAAAAGTCCGCACGCGCCGACGAGATAGAGCGCGCCTTTCAGGAAGGCGCGAAGGTCGTAGAGCTGAGCCCAGCCGACATCGATCCTAGCTTCGCGCGCGACCGCATGTCAGGCTTTGAGCCGGACGATCTCGATGAGGGGTTTCTCGCTTCGATCCGAGACAATGGGCAACAGGTTCCTGTGCTGGTGCGCCCGCATCCGACCAAGCCCGGCCGTTATGAGACGGCCTACGGGCATCGGCGCATCGCTGGCGCGCGCATTCTGGGACGGCCCGTGCGCGCCGTTGTGCGCATGCTGAGCGATGATGAGCTCGTGGTTGCGCAAGGGCAGGAGAATGTCGAGCGAAACGGGCTGTCATTCATCGAAAAATGCCGTTTCGCGCATGCGCTAGAAAGCCGCGGTTTTGTGCGCGAAACGATCAGCCGTTCGCTATCAGTTCACAAGACGATTCTGTCGATTATGATTTCGCTGATCGAGCGGCTGCCGGCCGATATCGTCAACGCCATCGGCCCGGCACCCGCGACAGGGCGGCGCGCCTGGTCGCTGCTCGCGGACCAGCTGGATGCGCTTGGCGCGGGAGACCGGGTTAGAGAAGCGATTGCTTCGAAAGAGTTTGCTGCGGCAAATTCGGATCGACGGTTTCAATTGCTGCTCGCCACGATGACGAACAGGCCGGCAGCTCCTCTGAAGGAGGCGTGGAAGCGGGCTGACGGACGTGCTTTCGCGAGTCTTGCGATCGACGACAAGAGGATTGTTCTGTCGGTTGACCGCGCGAAGCATCCCGAGATCGCCAGGCTCGTTCTCGATCGGCTTACGCAGTTACAGGCGGAGCTTCAACAGGCAAGCCCAGAAGAGGAGGGATAA
- a CDS encoding MerR family transcriptional regulator: protein MKPKDWLSIGELSKQSGVNIETIRYYEKIGVMPAPGRSANGYRVYGAEHLRRLSFVRRSRQLGFSLDEIRGLLRLVDDDAYTCPQVRELTLHHVVEIRRKITDLKRLKRVMEDMAAQCSGRRAPDCAIVDALFDERH, encoded by the coding sequence ATGAAGCCAAAGGATTGGCTTTCGATTGGCGAATTGTCGAAGCAAAGCGGCGTCAACATCGAGACGATCCGCTACTATGAAAAAATTGGCGTCATGCCGGCGCCGGGCCGCAGCGCGAACGGCTACCGCGTTTACGGCGCAGAGCATCTCAGACGCTTGAGTTTCGTGCGGCGCAGCCGGCAACTTGGTTTCAGCCTCGATGAAATCCGCGGTCTGCTGCGTCTCGTCGATGACGACGCCTACACCTGCCCGCAAGTGCGCGAGCTGACGCTGCATCACGTGGTAGAGATTCGCCGAAAGATCACGGATTTGAAACGCCTCAAACGCGTGATGGAGGACATGGCGGCGCAATGCAGCGGACGCCGCGCACCTGATTGTGCGATTGTCGATGCTCTCTTTGATGAGAGGCATTGA